The DNA window CTGAGTACCGGTGCCATGGTCGTTTCCGTCTGGGGCTGGATCCCGCTCGCTGCGGGGATACTTCTCGCTGGCGTGGGATTGGGGGTGTGGTGGTGGTACTGGCCCGCCGTGTTCCACCGCCTGGTCGTGCTGCGCAGCCTGGCGTGCTGGCGCTGGCTGTGGGTGTACCGGCGTCACTGGCAACCCGTGCTCGTGGTGGCCGGACTGGCCGAGTCGTATCAGGAACGCCACTACCTGCCCCGCATCAAAACCGTGTCCTGCACCGCCTGGGCGGACCGGGTGCGCATCACCCTGGTACAGGGCACCACTCCCAGAGACCTCGAAGACCGGGTGACCGAGCTCGCCCACGGGTTCCAAGCGCCCTCGTGCCGGGTCTACACGCGCGGGCCGCGCGACGTGGTGTTGGAGTTTCCCCGCCGCGACCTGTTGGCCAACCCCCTGCCGGCACGCCCCGTCCCGGATCAGGTCGACATGGCCGCTCTCGAGGTGGGCCTGTGTGAAGACGGGACCCCGTGGGACCTGCGGCTGCACGGCACCCACGTACTCACGGTCGGAGTGACAGGTTCGGGCAAAGGCTCGGTGCTCTGGTCGGCCATCCGCGCCCTGCTGCCCGCCATTGGCGAGGGCACTGCCCAGGTGTGGGCGATCGATCCCAAACGCATGGAACTGTCCTACGGCCGGAGCCTGTTCGCCCGCTACGCCGACACCGCTGAGGCGGCCGTGGACGTGTTGGAGGCGGCCGTGTCCGAGATGCACGCCCGGGCGGATCGCTACGCCGGAATCCGGCGCAACCACACTCCCACGGTTGAGGACCCCTTCATCGTGATCATGGTCGATGAGGTCGCCTTCCTCACCGCCTACCACCCCGAGAAAGACATCCGCCGCCGGGCCGAGAACGCCATCGCCACCCTCACAAGCCAGGGGCGTGCGGTGGGGGTGTGCGTGCTGGCCGCACTCCAGGACCCGCGCAAAGAGGTCATGAACCTGCGCAACCTGTTTCCCGACAAGATCGCCCTACGGCTGGACGAAGCGTCTCAGGTTGACATGGTGCTCGGCGATGACGCCCGCGAACGCGGCGCCAACGCCCATCTCATCGACCCCGATGTTCCCGGGGTGGCGTTCGTCCGCCTGGAGGGCTCCCCGCTACCGGTGCGTGTGCGGGCCGCCTTCGTCAATGATGACGACATCACGGCCATGGCGAACGAGTACGGAACTCGTTCTCTGCAGCCGGTGGCGGATGTGGAGGTGGCCTGATGCCGACTCCGACCGGCAAAACCACACGGGCCGAGCGCCAAGCCCAACCCCTGGCCAAAGACGTCGCCGAACAGGTCGCCACCGACAACGGGGTGTGCATCCGTCCGGTCTCACTGCGGCGCACCAACCTGGACACCGGGGCCTCAGAGATCGTGGATGTGCCGTGCGGCTCCACGTTGGACAGCCAGTGCCCGGCCTGTGCGGCTCGTAAGCGTTCCCTGCGGCGCAGCCAGTGCGAAGAGGGCTGGCACCTGGACGAGGAACCCACACCCACTCCGGATGATCCCTCGCAGGTGCAACGCTGGTGGGTCGAACACCGCGCTCGGGCCACGGCTCGCCGTGACGATCTCGCCGCGTCCCAAGCGACCACCTCTGACGAGCTGGCCGAGCTGGACGAGGCCATGACCGCCATGGATGAGGAGATCACCGCCACCGGCCTGCGCGGGTCGGTCTCACGGGGTTCCTCCTCCTCGGGTGGTTCCTCCCCACGGCGTACACGCTCGACGAAACGCCGCAGCGACGTGCCCGACCTGCCCAAACGCCCCATGGCTCGCAGAACCGTGGGCCGTAGTTTCCAGGACAGCGCCACAGGCACGACGTTTCGCCCGTCCCTGTTCCTCACCCTGACCCTGGATTCCTACGGGCGGGTGCGCTCGGACGGCACCCCGGTGGATCCCGACACCTACGACTATCAACGCTGCGCGCGCGACACGCTTCACTTCTCCAAGCTCATCGACCGGTTCGTGCAGAACCTCCGTAGGGTGGCCGGGTTCGACGTGCAGTACTTCGCCACCGTGGAACCCCAGAAACGCCTCGCCCCGCACCTACACATGGCGATCCGGGGCACCCTGCCCCGGGCCGAACTGCGCCAGATCGCCGCGGCGACCTACCACCAAGTCTGGTGGCCCCACGCTGAACAGGTCGTCTACGACAACGATCACCTGCCCCTCTTCGACGAGGACACCGGAAACTATGTCGATCCGGATACCGGGGAGGTGCTGGCCACTTGGGAACAGGCCCTGGACGTGCTGGACACGGATCCGGAGGCCGAACCCATGCACGTGTGTCGGCTGGGTCCCCAAGTGGACGCCAAAGGCGTGGTGGCCGGCAGTGGTGATGCCAACCGGTGCGTGCGCTACCTGGCGAAATACCTGACCAAGGACATCGCCGAGTGCCACCCGGTGACCACCGCCGCCCAACAGCGCCACGTGGACCGCTTCATGGACGCCTTGCGGTTCGAACCCTGCTCACCTCGGTGTGCGAACTGGTTGCGCTACGGCATCCAACCCCAGAACCCCACAGCGGGCATGCGCCCCGGCTTCTGCCGGTCCAAAGCCCACAAACGCCAACACCTGGGCTATGCCGGACGTCGGGTGCTGGTCTCGCGCAAATGGTCGAACAAGACCCTGGCCGACCACAAAGCCGACCGGCTGACCTGGGTGCTGCAAACCCTCGGTGTGGATCCCACCAACCCCGACCCCGACGACGGCACCGGCTCCGAGACGACCTCGCACCCGGGTGCTCCGGTTCTCTCGGCAACCGCCACCAACGAACGCTGCGTGTGGGAACTCGCCAAACCCACCGATCCGGACGTGGCCCCTCGCGAGCACCGATTACTCCGGGCCGTGGGCGAGCGGCTCAACCGCCGCGCCCACCTGGACACCGTTCGGCAACACCACCATTCGGCAACTGGAAAGGCAGCGTGATGGCGAAGACGAATACGCGTGTTACGGGTCGGCTGCTGACGGTCGCGGAAGCGGCTGAACGGCTCAACACTAGCCAGCGGTATCCGCGTCGGCTGATCGAGGAGCGCCGGATCACCTTCGTCCGGATCGGTCGGCACGTTCGGATTCCGGAATCCGCGCTGGACGAGTTCATCGCCACTGGCGTTGTCGAACCGCTCCGTCTGGACATGGGAAGGGTTGCCTGATGGTGAAGAAGCGTCGTTTCGGCAGGGTTCGCAAGCTTCCCTCGGGGCGGTATCAGGCGCGTTACCAGGGTCCGGACAGAGTCGACCGCCCGGCGCCGTTCACGTTCGCCACGAAGAAAGAGGCGGACCGGTGGCTGACCTTGAAGGAAGCCGAGATCAACCGTGACGGTTGGTGGGATCCCAATGCCGGTGATGTGCGGTTTCGGGACTATGCCGCAGAGTGGATGACTACTCGCGAGCTGACGCCCAAGACGGAACAGACGTATGAGGGCCTGCTCCGGCTGCACTTGAATCCCACCTTCGGTGATATGAAACTGAAGGACATTCAAGAGGCGGACATCCGGAAGTGGCGTGCAACACGGCGCAAGGCAAAGAGGGGAAAAGGGCAGGTTCCTAAGGCATATCGGCTGCTTCGCGCCATCCTGAACACGGCCGTACGTGACAGGCTGATCCGCGAAAACCCGTGCCAGATCGAGGGGGCGGGCCAGGAGAACAGCGAGGAACGGCCCGTGTTGTCCGTCTCTGAGGTGTTCAAACTGGCTGACGCCATTAAGCCCCGATACCGTGCGCTCGTCCTGCTCGCGACGTTCGGCAGCCTTCGGTGGGGCGAGCTGGCCGGGCTACGTCGGCGTCATCTCGATGTCGACAAGGGGACCGTGACCGTTCGCGAGACCGTGCACGACGTCGGCGAACTGGTTAAGGGAACGCCCAAGTCCCGGGCGGGATATCGGACGGTGCAACTGCCCGACCTGATCAAGGATGACCTATGGCGACACCTGAACGAGTTCGCCGCTCCGGGGCCGTCCGGGCTCGTGTTCGTTGGGGTAAAAGGGAACCAGCTCCGGCGAAGCAATTTCTCGAAGTACTGGGCCGAGGCGTGTGCGGCGGTGGGGCTGGAAGGCATCCATCTGCACGACCTTCGGCACACGGGCAACACCTACGCTGCTGAAGCCGGGGCGTCGCTGCGCGAACTCATGACCAGGATGGGCCATTCCAGTACCCGGGCAGCACTCGTCTACCTGCACGCACGGGACGACCGTGCTCGAGAGCTGGCCGACCGGTTGGGGAAGCGTGCCGCTGAGGAGCTGAAGAAGGCGGACGATGACCAGGACGAGAACACTGGAGACGACGACCCTCCGCCCATCGTCGGTCCCCCGGTCTGAGCATCGGGCACGTAGCGGGCACGCGGACCGCTGACGGGAATGCACAGAAAAAGGACCAGGCTCTGGATTCTTCCGGATGACCTGGTCCTTCGTACCTGGAGCGGATGACGGGGATCGAACCCGCGTTATCAGCTTGGGAAGCTGAAGTTCTGCCATTGAACTACATCCGCGTGATGGCCCCGCTTGGCGGCTGCCAACGGGTCCTACTGTACCTGAACCGCGCCGGGAAGCGGTAACGCGGCCGGACGACCGGCACAGGGGTCGCCAGCGGGTAGTTTCTGGGACGTGCTGCTCTCCGATCGCGATATCAGGTCCGAAGTCGAGACCGGGCGGGTGCGGATCGACCCCTACGACCCGGAGCTCCTGCAACCCTCGAGTGTCGACATCCGGTTGGACCGCTACTTCCGGGTGTTCGAGAACCACAAGTACCCCCACATCGACCCGTCGGTGGAACAGCCCGACCTGACACGGCTCATCGAGGGGGACGAGGAGGAGCCGTTCATCCTGCACCCCGGGGAGTTCGTGCTGGCCTCCACCTACGAGGTCGTCACCCTGCCGGACGACATCGCCAGCAGGCTCGAGGGCAAGAGCTCGCTGGGCCGGCTGGGGCTGCTCACCCACTCCACGGCCGGGTTCATCGACCCCGGCTTCTCGGGCCACGTCACGCTGGAGCTGTCCAACGTCGCCACCCTGCCGATGATGCTGTACCCGGGGATGAAGATCGGGCAGCTGTGCATGTTCCGGCTCACCTCGCCCGCGGAGGAGCCCTACGGGTCCGCGCGGTACGGGTCGCGGTACCAGAACCAGCGCGGCCCCACACCGTCGCGCTCCTACCTGAACTTCTCCCGCACCCGGCTGTGACCGCCGGCCGGACCGTCACCGGCGCGCCGCCTCACCCGAGGTAGGGACTGTACCCCCGGTTGACCGGCCGCTGTTCGCCGCGTTTGGGCAGCAGGTAGGCGGCCAGCAGCCCGCCGAGGAAACCGAACAGGTGGGCCTGCCAGGAGATGCCCTGCTGCTGCGGCAGCACACCCCAGATCATCGTCCCGTAGAAGATGACCACGCAGATCATGATGACGATGTCGACCGTCTTGCGTTCGACGAGGCCGCGCATCACGGTGTAGCCGAAGTAGCCGAACACGAGGCCGCTGGAGCCGACCGTGAGCGTGTCCGGGGTGGAGAACAGCCACACTCCCGCCCCGCTGACGAGCGCCACGATGGCCGTGGTCCAGAGGAACCGGCTGAGGCCGCTGAACGCGACGAGGGCCCCCAGCACCAGGAACGGCACCGTGTTGCTGATCAGGTGCGCGAAACTGCCGTGCATGAACGGGGCGGTGAGGATCGTCCACGGCGCGTCCAGCTCCCAGGCGTGCATCCCGAACGTCCGGTCGAGCGCGCCGCCGAGCATGGTGTCGAACAGCTCGAACGCCCACATCGCGACGGTCATCGCCGCGACGGTGATGATGGCGACTATCCGTGAGTGCGTCACGCTCCCGACTGTAGGCGACCACCCGCCGCTACGGCAGGGGGTCGCGGGGTGGTGTTGACCGCTCCGCCGGGCTGGCGCGGCACACGCGCCACGGCGGCCCCCGGCCGCGGCCGGGAGTCCGCGGCGAACCCCCGACCACCAGGTGTGATGTGAATCACATGCCGTGTTCCCGGCGGGTGGGGCTACCGCGCGCTCGTTCCCGACGTCAGGGAACGGTCCCGGGGCGGCACCCCGGCACTGGCCATGAACGCCTCGACCTTCGCCGAGGACCGCACCCCGGTGAGGGGGAGGTACGGGCGGGTGGCGCGGCGGCCTTCGACCGAGGGGAACGTGTAGGGCTGGCCGACCGGGTCGCACAGTCCCAGGGAACGGGCCCGCCCGGCGAGGACGTAGTAGGAACCGAGCCGGGAGCACGGGACCCGCACGATGTAGCGGCCGCGCCGGTAGCGGAACTCGCCGTCGGAGACCTCCAGCACCGGCACCGCGATACGCGCCCCGTGCCAGAGCAGCGCCGCGCCGGCGAGGACACACGCGATTCCCGCCCCCACGACCGCCCAGGAGGTGGGAGCGGCCACGACGGCGCCGAGGCCGGCCAGGCAGCCGGCGGCCCCGGCGGCCAGCTCCCCGTACTTGCGGCTCATGGGACACACCAGGCGAACCGGTTCGGACACGGGTATGCCTCTTTCCGTGTTTGGCGGGGATGGTTTGGGCCTGTTCGACGGACGCGCGCGCGACACTCGGCGCCGCGCCGGCGGTGTTCCCGTGGGTCGGCAGAGGGGTCGCTCTGCCTCCCTCCTCGGCCTGCCGACACGGCCGCAACGCCGCGCCGCTCGTGACGAACAGTGTCCGCCGGAACAGGCTCTGACGCCGATGGAACCATATCGAGTGCGGCCACAGTGCGGAAATCCACACGTTGGGGTGTTGTCGCCACAGGTCCGGCGCCTGGCGCTTTCCGTTGACGTGCTCCCCGCCGTGAACGGCGGGGATTCCGACGCGGCTACGCCGCGCTGGCGGTGTTCCCTCGCGGGATCCCGCTGCTTCCTGCTTCCACGCCAACCGCCCGCGTAGCAGGTCTTATGTCGGCTCCACAGGCGTTTAACCTCTCCACCCGTCCGGCGGCGAGGATGTTCAACGCGGCGTTGCGGTCGCGATCCAACACGAGGCCGCAGGGGCACCGGTATACCCGCTCCGACAGCGGCATGTCCTGCACGGCCCCACAGGAGGAGCACAGTTTCGTGCTGGGGTGGAACCGGTCGATGCGCACCAGGGTGCGCCCATACCGGGCCGCTTTGTACTCCAACAGGGCCAGAAACCGGCCCCAGGACGCGTCGTGCACGCTTTTGGCCATACGGGTGCGGGACAGGCCTTTCACGCTGAGGTCCTCGACGTAGATCGTTTGGTTCTCACGCACCACGTCGGTGGTGACCTTGTGCAGCCAGTCCGCCCGGGTGTCGGCCACCTTGGCGTGGAGCCGGGCGACGCGGGCACCTGCCTTGGCCCGGTTGGTGGAGCCCCGCTGTTTGCGGGACAGCGCCCGCTGGGCTTTCTTCAACCGCCGTTCCGCTCGGCGCAGCACGCGCGGGTTAGTGATGGTGTGGCCGTGTTGGTCGGTGGCGAAGGCGTTCAACCCGAGGTCGAGGGCGAGTTCGGCCTCCTCGCCGGTGTCGTCGACCACCGGGTCCAGATGTTCGCCGTGGCCGTCGGGGTCGGTCTCCACCACGAACGACGCGAAATACCGACCGCAGGCGGTCTTGATGATGGTGACCGACGTGGGCGCACTGGGCAGATCCCGCGACCACGCCACCCGCACATCCCCGACCTTGGCCAGGTTCAACCGGCCGTTTTCGCGGATGCGGAACCCGCCGGTGTGCAGCCGGATGACTTGCCGCTGGTCGCGCTTGGACTTGAACCGGGGAGCGCCCATACGTCGCCCGGCGCGCTTGCCCTTCATCGAGTTGAAGAAGTTCGTGTAGGCGGCATCCGCGTCGCGGATGGCTTGCTGGAGCACGATGTTGGAGCACTCCGCGAGCCAACCGCGTTCGTCGGTGCGTTTCGCGTTGGTGATCAGTTGCTTTTGCAGCTGAGTTCCGGTCGGGAACTTCTCCCCGGCCTGGTACGCGTCCTGGCGGGCGCGCACCGCGTCGTTGTAGACCACGCGGGCGTTGCCGAACGCTTGCGCCAGCGCCTGGCGTTGCTGCTCGGTGGGGTAGAGCCGGTAACGGTACCGCAACTGCACGACTGATCACCTCCCTTCGGAAACCACTGTATCATGTTGGTCTATGGCTGACACTGAGGACTATCGCACTGGCAGACACTGCGTTTTCGGTATGCACGTTCATTTGGTCTTTGTGACGAAGTATCGACGGGACGTACTCACCAGCGAACACTTGGACTTTCTGAAGTCGGTGTTCAGCAAGGTGTGCGCCGACTTCGACGCAGACTTAATCGAGTTCAACGGCGAGGATGACCACGTGCACCTACTGGTCGAATATCCACCGCAGGTGGCGGTGTCGCGACTGGTGAACAGCCTGAAGGGCGTGTCCTCGCGGCGACTGAAACAGCAGTTTCGAGTGCGTACCCGGGGTGGCAAGCTCTGGTCTCCGAGCTACTTCGCTGCTTCGTGCGGTGGGGCACCACTGAGCATCATCCGGCAGTACGTGGAGAACCAGCGACGCCCTACGCAGCGAACCGACCATAACCACTCCTGATCGGCTATCTCCGGCCTGAAGGCCGGAGCTTGCGCCGATTAAAGCCCCCGGTCACGGGAGGAAGCGCGCCAGCTCCACCCGCGAGCGTATGTTGAGTTTACGGAAGATCACCCGCAGGTGGTGTTCGACCGTGCGCGGGCTGAGGAACAGGTGCGCCGCCGTCTCCCGGTTCGTCGCCCCCTGAGCCACGAGCAGCGCGATCTGGTGCTGCTGGGGTGTCAGCTCCGTCGCCGCCTGCGGTGCGCCGTCCGGTTCCGTCTCCCCGGCCGCGCGCAGTTCCGCGCGCGCCTGTTCCGCCCACAGCCGCGCGCCGATCCGGTCGAACGTCTCCAGCGCCTCCCGCAGGTGGCCGCGTGCCCGGCCCGGTTCCCGGTTCCGGCGCAGGGATGTGCCGTACAGGAGGGCGGTGCGGGCGCGCTCCACACTGTCGTCGGCGCTGTCCCGGTGCAGACGCAGCGCCTCCTCGAAGCACGGTGCCGCCTCCTCCGGCGCGGCGAGCAGCCCGCGGCACCGTGCCGCCAGCGCCAGCACGCTGGGGCTGGCGGTCGCCTCGGCCCACTGCTCGTACCGGCGCAGGACCTGCCGTGCCCACCGGTTCTCCCCCGTACGCACGGCGGACTCCACGAACAGCGGCGCCGTCAGCAGCCGCATGGTGGGGTGGCCGTAGCCGGGGTCGGCGCGCGCCAGAACCCGCAGCCGGGCGAACGCCCCGGGCGCGTCACCGCGCGCCAGGTCCAGCACGGCCAGCGCCCACGAGCTCAGCGCGGCCGGCAGGCCGAGGTTGTGGCGGCTGGCGTGCGCGGTGACGGAGCGGGCGCGCGCCTGGCACGTGTCGGTGTCCCCCTGGATCGCGGCGAGGAGCGCCAGGGACGCCAGGAGGTGGGTGGCGCAGTTGGGTTGGCCGGTGTCGCGGGCCGCGCGCAGCCCGGCCGCACCGCTTCCGAGGGCCGAGGGGAACCTGCCGGTCCAGAACTCGGCGTGGACGAGGATCTCGCGCGCGTGCACGGCGCTGGCGTGCTCCCCGCGCTGCCGGGCGACGGTCAGCGCCCGGGTGGCCAGTTCGCGCACCCGCGGCGTGTCCCCCAGCCGCAGGGCGGCGATGCCGCCCCAGACCAGCTCGTCGGGTTCACCGATGTCGTCGGCCAGCGCCACGGCCCGGCGCAGCGGACCCACCGAGGCGGCGTAGTCGCCCGCGAACGACGCGGTGCACCCGTCCAGGAACGCGCGCCCCAGCTCGACGACCGGCGGGTCGTCGTCCCGTTCCGCGGGCGCCAGCCGCTGGGCTTGGGCGTGCCGGTGCGGGTCCCCCGCCAGGGACGCCGCGTCGGCGGCCCGCATCAGCGCCCGCGTGGCGAACGCGCGGTCGTGGGGCAGCAGCTTCCGGGCGGCGGCGAGGAGCGCGTCGGCGGCGTCGAACGCGTTGCCGACGCGCATGCCGATGGCGGCCCGGGCCAGGTCGGCGCTTCCGGCCGCCTTCCCGCCGGACGCCAGCGCCCGGGCGTCGGTGAGCAGGGCGGTGGCGCGGTCGCGGTCGCCGGACTGCCAGGCGTCGTACGCGGCGGAGGAGAGGCGGCAGGAGCGTTCTCCCGCGTGGGGGGTGAGGTCGGCGGCGTGTTCGAAGACCTCCGAGCTGGCCGCGCGCCCCTCCAGTGTGCGGGCGGTGTGCGCGGCGGTGGTGAGGGCGGCGGCCGTTCCCGCGTCGGGTGCGTCGGCCGCGGCGGCGCTGTGCCGGGCGTAGCGGGTGGGGTCGCGCCGGGGGTCGAGGGTGTCCGCGAGCCGGAGGTGCGCGGCGCGGCGGTGGGAGAAGGGGGCGTTCTGGTAGACCGCCGCGGGGACGAGCCGGTTGGGGAAGTGCAGCCGCCCGTTCACGGTGCGCACGATCCCGGCCTCCTCCGCGGGATCCAGGGCCGCGGAGGAGGTCCTCGGGTGGCGGGCGGCGCGCAGGACGGTGCCGGTGTCCGTCCCCGGCGCGCAGGAGGCGAGCAGTACCAGTTCCCGGGTGGCCTCTGGCAGGGCGTCGACGGGGGCGGTGAGGTCATCCCGGAGGTTCTGGTCCAGCGGAAGGACCTCGGGAAGCGGGTCGGTGCCGTCGAGTTGGCGCGCGGTGAGCAGGGCGGTGAAACCGGCGGCGGCCCGCGGGTTGCCGTGGGCCGCCCGCGCCAGCCGCGCGCGCACCGGTGCCGCGAGCGCCGGTTCCTCCTCGTCCAGCAGGGCGCGGATGTCCCGTTCGTTCAGCTGGGCGAGCGGGAGGCGGGCGAGGTCGGCGAGTGCGGAGGGGGTGTGTCCGTCGCCGGTGGCGAACACCAGCGCGGCGGGGGCGGTGTCCAGCCGACGCGCGGCGAACGCCAGCACCTCCAGGGACGGCGGGTCGAGCAGGTGGGCGTCGTCCACACAGCACACGAGCGGGGTGTTGTGTCCCGCGCCGGTGAGCAGGTCCCGGCATCCGGTGGCCAGGGTGAACCAGCCCTCCTCCGGGACGGCGCCGGTCCGCAGGGTGTGCCGCAGGGCCGCCGCCTGCTCCGGGGAGAGGCCGTCGACACGTCCGGACAGGGGTTGCAGCAGCCGCTGCAGCCCGGCGAGGGCGAGGTCCGACTCCGCGCGCACGCCGCGTGTGCGCAGCACCGCGCATCCCGCTGCCGCCGCGTGCAGGTGGTCCAGCAGGCTGCTTCTCCCGCTTCCGGGGGCTCCCGTGAGGAGGAGGGCCGTTCCGCGGCCCGATCTGGCCGTGTCCGCCGCCGAGGCGAGCTCCCGCTTCTCGCGTTCCCGGCCGTGTAGTTTCCTGTGGGTTCCGTGGGGGTTTCCGGTAGCCACACCAGAACGTTACCCGCGAGTTGTCACCGGTAACAGAGCGGAAACACGAAACCGGTGATTTCCCGGATGGCGGTGCTCCGCAGCGGTGGGCCGCACCGGCCGTGTGCACGGCTGGTGCGGCCCGTCCTCACCGGAACGCCCCCGGCGGGCACCGGTCGGGTCCTAGTGCGGGCAGGTGTCCCGGTACTCCTCGATGTCGCTGTCGAAGGCGGGAGGCGGGCAGAGGAACTGTTCGTAGCGGGTGTCGTCGTCGACGAAGCGTTTCAGCCAGGAGATGCTGTACTTCGCGATGGTGGTGTTGGACATGTTCGGCGCGAAGTGGTTGGCGCCGTCGAGCTCCAGGTAGGCCTTGTCCAGCGAACCCGGAAGGCTCTCGTAGAAGGGCTCGGAGTGGGTGGTGACGGAGGCGATGCTGTCGCGCTCGGCTCCGACGACCATGGTGGGGACCTGCACCCCGGACCAGTCCTTCTGGGTGTGCCAGCCGGTCAGCGGGATGGCCGCCTCCAGTTCGGGGCGGTCCTCGGCGGCGGCGAGCGTCCCGCCCCCGCCCATGGAGTGGCCCATCACGGCGAGCCGGTCCCCGTCGACGCGGTCGGTGACGTCGCTGTCCTCCACCAGGTAGTCGAGAGCGGACTCGAGTTGCCTCCCCCGGCTGTTGGGCTGGTCCACGGTCGTGTTGGTGTCGATGGTGAACACCACGAAACCCTGGGAGGCCAGCCGCGGACCCAGCCACGACATGGAGGACTCGGTGGCGGTGTAGCCGGGGGCGACGGCGACCGCGCCGAAGTCGCCCTCGCTGGTGTCGGTCGGGTAGTAGATGGTTCCGCCGCCGAAACCGCTCACGAGTCCGGAGACGGACTCCTCGTCGACGTCGAAGTGGCCGCGGGGCGCCTCGACGCTGGACTCGGTGGGGTCGGGTCCGCGCTCGTGGGGGTTGTCGTCGGCGTGTACCGGGGCGGCGGCTCCGACACCCGCCACGGCGGTGGCCGCGGCGGCCACCGCCGTCGCGCCGAGCTGCGCGGCGCGGCGGTAGGGACTGGGGGTGGGCGTACCTGTTCGCATGGGGGATTTCCTTCGCTGTCGCGAGGTAGGGGATCGGGTCGTACGCACCCGGTCCGGGGGGTCGGACCCGCCCGCGCCCACCGGTAGGGGAAGCGGAGGAAACGGTCAGCGGGGGCGTGCCCGTTCCCGTCCCGGGTGGCTTCCCATCATCCGGGGCGCGCGGCCGCCGCGCATCGGTGAAACCACCAGTGTTCGCCGCACCTCCGCGCGGACGGGTCGTCGCCCCGCTCCCCCGAGCAGCCCGCCCTGGGGCCTGTTGTGTGGACGCTGTTCCTCGCGAGCGTCGCCCGCGGAACGGGCACTAACCGGTCGTGTCCCAGGGTGTGGTCGGCAGCTCGCGTTTGTGTGCGGTGGTGCGGTAGCGGCGCACCAGCCAGCGCGCGACGTCCTCGGAGACGGGCCGCCCCTCCAGGAAGTCGTCGATCTCGGCGTAGGTCACCCCGAGCGCCTCCTCGTCGGGTTTCTGGGGGGCGAGGCTCTCCAGGTCGGCCGTGGCGGTCTTGTGCACCAGGTCGTCGGGGGCGCCCAGTGCCGCGGCGACCTCCCGCACGCGGCGCTTGGTCAGCCCTGCC is part of the Haloactinospora alba genome and encodes:
- a CDS encoding helix-turn-helix domain-containing protein; the encoded protein is MAKTNTRVTGRLLTVAEAAERLNTSQRYPRRLIEERRITFVRIGRHVRIPESALDEFIATGVVEPLRLDMGRVA
- the dcd gene encoding dCTP deaminase, with product MLLSDRDIRSEVETGRVRIDPYDPELLQPSSVDIRLDRYFRVFENHKYPHIDPSVEQPDLTRLIEGDEEEPFILHPGEFVLASTYEVVTLPDDIASRLEGKSSLGRLGLLTHSTAGFIDPGFSGHVTLELSNVATLPMMLYPGMKIGQLCMFRLTSPAEEPYGSARYGSRYQNQRGPTPSRSYLNFSRTRL
- a CDS encoding rhomboid family intramembrane serine protease; amino-acid sequence: MTHSRIVAIITVAAMTVAMWAFELFDTMLGGALDRTFGMHAWELDAPWTILTAPFMHGSFAHLISNTVPFLVLGALVAFSGLSRFLWTTAIVALVSGAGVWLFSTPDTLTVGSSGLVFGYFGYTVMRGLVERKTVDIVIMICVVIFYGTMIWGVLPQQQGISWQAHLFGFLGGLLAAYLLPKRGEQRPVNRGYSPYLG
- the tnpA gene encoding IS200/IS605 family transposase, encoding MADTEDYRTGRHCVFGMHVHLVFVTKYRRDVLTSEHLDFLKSVFSKVCADFDADLIEFNGEDDHVHLLVEYPPQVAVSRLVNSLKGVSSRRLKQQFRVRTRGGKLWSPSYFAASCGGAPLSIIRQYVENQRRPTQRTDHNHS
- a CDS encoding replication initiator — its product is MPTPTGKTTRAERQAQPLAKDVAEQVATDNGVCIRPVSLRRTNLDTGASEIVDVPCGSTLDSQCPACAARKRSLRRSQCEEGWHLDEEPTPTPDDPSQVQRWWVEHRARATARRDDLAASQATTSDELAELDEAMTAMDEEITATGLRGSVSRGSSSSGGSSPRRTRSTKRRSDVPDLPKRPMARRTVGRSFQDSATGTTFRPSLFLTLTLDSYGRVRSDGTPVDPDTYDYQRCARDTLHFSKLIDRFVQNLRRVAGFDVQYFATVEPQKRLAPHLHMAIRGTLPRAELRQIAAATYHQVWWPHAEQVVYDNDHLPLFDEDTGNYVDPDTGEVLATWEQALDVLDTDPEAEPMHVCRLGPQVDAKGVVAGSGDANRCVRYLAKYLTKDIAECHPVTTAAQQRHVDRFMDALRFEPCSPRCANWLRYGIQPQNPTAGMRPGFCRSKAHKRQHLGYAGRRVLVSRKWSNKTLADHKADRLTWVLQTLGVDPTNPDPDDGTGSETTSHPGAPVLSATATNERCVWELAKPTDPDVAPREHRLLRAVGERLNRRAHLDTVRQHHHSATGKAA
- a CDS encoding FtsK/SpoIIIE domain-containing protein, which encodes MLRDRSAGSAQVQPTTPLPAHGVRFTTPVVETPGIVIVSRWVYRLLRLVVLTPVRFPIATALLSTGAMVVSVWGWIPLAAGILLAGVGLGVWWWYWPAVFHRLVVLRSLACWRWLWVYRRHWQPVLVVAGLAESYQERHYLPRIKTVSCTAWADRVRITLVQGTTPRDLEDRVTELAHGFQAPSCRVYTRGPRDVVLEFPRRDLLANPLPARPVPDQVDMAALEVGLCEDGTPWDLRLHGTHVLTVGVTGSGKGSVLWSAIRALLPAIGEGTAQVWAIDPKRMELSYGRSLFARYADTAEAAVDVLEAAVSEMHARADRYAGIRRNHTPTVEDPFIVIMVDEVAFLTAYHPEKDIRRRAENAIATLTSQGRAVGVCVLAALQDPRKEVMNLRNLFPDKIALRLDEASQVDMVLGDDARERGANAHLIDPDVPGVAFVRLEGSPLPVRVRAAFVNDDDITAMANEYGTRSLQPVADVEVA
- a CDS encoding RNA-guided endonuclease InsQ/TnpB family protein, whose protein sequence is MQLRYRYRLYPTEQQRQALAQAFGNARVVYNDAVRARQDAYQAGEKFPTGTQLQKQLITNAKRTDERGWLAECSNIVLQQAIRDADAAYTNFFNSMKGKRAGRRMGAPRFKSKRDQRQVIRLHTGGFRIRENGRLNLAKVGDVRVAWSRDLPSAPTSVTIIKTACGRYFASFVVETDPDGHGEHLDPVVDDTGEEAELALDLGLNAFATDQHGHTITNPRVLRRAERRLKKAQRALSRKQRGSTNRAKAGARVARLHAKVADTRADWLHKVTTDVVRENQTIYVEDLSVKGLSRTRMAKSVHDASWGRFLALLEYKAARYGRTLVRIDRFHPSTKLCSSCGAVQDMPLSERVYRCPCGLVLDRDRNAALNILAAGRVERLNACGADIRPATRAVGVEAGSSGIPRGNTASAA
- a CDS encoding tyrosine-type recombinase/integrase — translated: MVKKRRFGRVRKLPSGRYQARYQGPDRVDRPAPFTFATKKEADRWLTLKEAEINRDGWWDPNAGDVRFRDYAAEWMTTRELTPKTEQTYEGLLRLHLNPTFGDMKLKDIQEADIRKWRATRRKAKRGKGQVPKAYRLLRAILNTAVRDRLIRENPCQIEGAGQENSEERPVLSVSEVFKLADAIKPRYRALVLLATFGSLRWGELAGLRRRHLDVDKGTVTVRETVHDVGELVKGTPKSRAGYRTVQLPDLIKDDLWRHLNEFAAPGPSGLVFVGVKGNQLRRSNFSKYWAEACAAVGLEGIHLHDLRHTGNTYAAEAGASLRELMTRMGHSSTRAALVYLHARDDRARELADRLGKRAAEELKKADDDQDENTGDDDPPPIVGPPV